In the Streptomyces sp. NBC_00525 genome, one interval contains:
- a CDS encoding MbtH family protein has translation MDETRDVFDVVVNLEGQYSIWLAGRPIPEGWSAVGFSGAKVDCLSRIEELWTDMRPRSLR, from the coding sequence ATGGATGAGACGCGGGATGTTTTCGACGTCGTCGTCAATCTGGAAGGGCAGTATTCCATCTGGCTTGCCGGCAGGCCGATTCCCGAGGGTTGGAGTGCGGTGGGGTTCTCCGGCGCCAAGGTGGACTGTCTGAGCCGGATAGAAGAGCTGTGGACCGATATGCGCCCACGCAGTCTT